The Nycticebus coucang isolate mNycCou1 chromosome 15, mNycCou1.pri, whole genome shotgun sequence genome has a segment encoding these proteins:
- the LOC128566914 gene encoding heparan-sulfate 6-O-sulfotransferase 3 yields the protein MLRDPVSRYLSEWKHVQRGATWKTSLHMCDGRSPTPDELPMCYPGDDWSGVSLREFMDCSYNLANNRQVRMLADLSLVGCYNLTFMNESERNTILLQSAKNNLKNMAFFGLTEFQRKTQFLFERTFNLKFISPFTQFNITRASNVEIHEAARQRLEELNLLDVQLYEYAKDLFLQRYHHTKQLERRRDRQRRREERRLQREHRGHRWPQQDGATEGTVTEDYNSQVVRW from the coding sequence ATGTTGCGGGATCCAGTGTCGCGTTACCTGAGTGAGTGGAAACACGTCCAGAGAGGGGCCACGTGGAAAACCTCCCTGCACATGTGTGATGGAAGAAGCCCCACCCCGGATGAGCTGCCCATGTGCTACCCTGGGGACGACTGGTCTGGGGTCAGCCTGCGGGAGTTTATGGATTGCAGCTACAATTTGGCCAACAACCGGCAGGTGCGCATGCTGGCGGACCTCAGCCTGGTGGGCTGTTACAACTTGACTTTCATGAACGAGAGTGAAAGAAACACCATCCTGCTGCAGAGCGCCAAGAACAACCTGAAGAACATGGCCTTCTTCGGGCTCACGGAGTTCCAGAGGAAGACACAGTTTCTCTTTGAGAGGACATTCAACCTCAAGTTCATCTCCCCATTCACGCAGTTCAACATCACGCGGGCTTCCAACGTGGAGATCCACGAGGCCGCGCGCCAGCGCCTGGAGGAGCTGAACTTGCTGGACGTGCAGCTTTACGAGTACGCGAAAGACCTCTTCCTGCAGCGctaccaccacaccaagcagctGGAGCGCCGGCGGGACCGCCAGAGGCGGCGGGAGGAGCGGCGGCTGCAGCGGGAGCATCGGGGCCACCGGTGGCCCCAACAGGATGGGGCCACAGAGGGGACTGTCACCGAGGACTACAACAGCCAGGTGGTGAGATGGTGA